One Frankia alni ACN14a DNA window includes the following coding sequences:
- a CDS encoding phytoene desaturase family protein → MTDAVVVGAGVNGLVAANMLADAGWDVVVCEAAGVPGGACRSAQVTAPGFVSDLFSAFHPFAAASPALRRLDLPAQGLEWCRAPQVLAHPTPDGRCALLSMDPARTARSLDDFAAGDGAAWRTLVDRWAPLRAPLLDALFGAPFPPLRAGLRLARQLGAADGLRFARFATLGARRFAEEEFTGEGAALLFAGNAMHADLGPESVGSALLGWLLTMLGQDVGFPSPRGGAGRIPEALVARLRERGGRLRLGAAVHAVEVRGGRARGVRLADGGVLAARRAVIADVDAVSLYRNLVGAGHLPARLLDDLTRFQWDHATIKINWALSGPIPWADPRCAEAGTVHLGGTLDDLSRTAAQLARGLVPADPFCVLGQMTTTDPTRSPPGTESAWAYLHVPQLPRGDAGGAGIAGPWDDEAVARVVARAERTVAAAAPGFAARVLARHVQSPADLQGSDAVLRGGAVHGGTAALHQQLVFRPVPGLGRPETPVAGLYLGSMSAHPGGGVHGGPGALAARAALRATGPFGPARRATVAALNRRLYAPSRPTAPTAPTGSNGPTATGPATATRREPPAAPSGGTARPSHGRGR, encoded by the coding sequence GTGACGGACGCGGTGGTCGTCGGCGCGGGCGTGAACGGGCTGGTGGCCGCGAACATGCTCGCCGACGCCGGGTGGGACGTCGTCGTCTGTGAGGCGGCCGGCGTCCCCGGCGGGGCCTGCCGCTCCGCGCAGGTCACCGCCCCGGGTTTCGTCAGCGACCTGTTCAGCGCCTTTCACCCGTTCGCCGCGGCGAGCCCCGCCCTGCGTCGCCTCGACCTGCCCGCGCAGGGGCTGGAATGGTGCCGGGCGCCGCAGGTGCTCGCCCATCCCACCCCCGACGGCCGCTGCGCGCTGCTGTCCATGGACCCCGCCCGCACCGCGCGGTCCCTCGACGACTTCGCCGCGGGCGACGGCGCCGCCTGGCGGACGCTGGTCGACCGGTGGGCGCCGCTGCGTGCACCCCTGCTCGACGCCCTGTTCGGCGCGCCGTTCCCGCCGCTGCGCGCCGGACTGCGCCTCGCCCGCCAGCTCGGCGCCGCCGACGGGCTGCGCTTCGCCCGGTTCGCCACGCTCGGCGCGCGTCGCTTCGCCGAGGAGGAGTTCACCGGCGAGGGCGCCGCACTGCTGTTCGCCGGCAACGCCATGCACGCCGATCTCGGCCCGGAATCGGTCGGCTCGGCGCTGCTCGGCTGGCTGCTGACCATGCTCGGCCAGGACGTCGGCTTCCCCTCGCCGCGCGGCGGGGCCGGGCGGATCCCCGAGGCGCTCGTCGCCCGCCTGCGCGAGCGCGGTGGCCGGCTGCGCCTCGGGGCGGCGGTGCACGCCGTCGAGGTGCGCGGCGGGCGGGCCCGCGGGGTCCGGCTGGCCGACGGCGGCGTGCTGGCGGCGCGGCGCGCCGTCATCGCCGACGTCGACGCGGTGTCGCTGTACCGGAACCTGGTCGGCGCCGGGCACCTGCCCGCCCGGCTGCTCGACGACCTGACCCGCTTCCAGTGGGACCATGCCACCATCAAGATCAACTGGGCGTTGTCCGGGCCGATCCCCTGGGCGGACCCGCGGTGCGCCGAGGCCGGCACCGTCCATCTCGGCGGCACCCTGGACGACCTCAGCCGCACCGCGGCGCAGCTCGCCCGCGGCCTGGTGCCGGCCGACCCGTTCTGCGTGCTCGGGCAGATGACCACGACCGATCCCACCCGCTCGCCGCCGGGCACCGAGAGCGCCTGGGCCTACCTGCACGTACCCCAGCTGCCGCGGGGCGACGCCGGGGGGGCGGGCATCGCCGGGCCCTGGGACGACGAGGCCGTGGCGCGCGTCGTCGCGCGGGCCGAGCGCACCGTCGCCGCGGCGGCCCCCGGATTCGCCGCGCGGGTGCTGGCCCGCCACGTGCAGTCGCCGGCCGACCTGCAGGGCTCGGACGCGGTGCTGCGCGGCGGGGCCGTGCACGGGGGGACGGCGGCGCTGCACCAGCAGCTCGTCTTCCGCCCGGTGCCGGGACTCGGCCGCCCCGAGACGCCCGTCGCCGGGCTGTACCTGGGCTCGATGTCGGCCCACCCGGGCGGCGGGGTGCACGGCGGCCCGGGCGCGCTCGCCGCCCGCGCCGCGCTGCGGGCGACCGGACCGTTCGGCCCGGCCCGGCGCGCCACCGTCGCCGCGCTCAACCGCCGCCTCTACGCTCCGTCCCGCCCGACCGCCCCCACCGCCCCCACCGGCTCGAACGGCCCGACCGCCACCGGCCCGGCCACCGCTACCCGGCGGGAGCCGCCGGCTGCGCCGAGCGGAGGAACAGCTCGCCCATCGCACGGACGCGGTCGGTGA
- a CDS encoding ABC transporter ATP-binding protein has product MSAIVETAGLTREFTVRDGVRRRRLTAVDDLTVRIEPGEAVGYIGANGAGKSTTIKMLAGILVPTSGTVTTCGLRPVRDRRRLARRIGVVFGQRSQLWWDLPVRESFRILAAIHALPATVERARTEELVERLEMADFLATPVRQLSLGQRMRAEVAAALLHAPRLVILDEPTIGLDVLSKQRLREFLIAMRRTDGTTLLLTTHDMGDVERLCDRVLVVDHGRLAYDGDLAGLGRTTGAERVLVVHLAAPSPDLTGIPVARHLSSEAHGLRQSLAFDAEATTAARVFAAVAERAEILDFTVEEPDIEDVVRRIYAARR; this is encoded by the coding sequence ATGAGCGCGATCGTCGAGACCGCGGGGCTGACCCGGGAGTTCACCGTGCGCGACGGGGTCCGCCGGCGGCGGCTGACCGCCGTCGACGACCTGACGGTGCGGATCGAACCCGGCGAGGCGGTCGGCTACATCGGTGCCAACGGGGCCGGGAAGTCCACCACGATCAAGATGCTGGCCGGCATCCTCGTGCCCACCAGCGGCACGGTGACCACCTGCGGGCTGCGACCGGTCCGGGACCGGCGCCGGCTCGCCCGCCGGATCGGGGTCGTGTTCGGTCAGCGCTCCCAGCTCTGGTGGGATCTGCCGGTGCGGGAGTCCTTCCGGATTCTGGCCGCGATCCACGCCCTGCCGGCCACCGTGGAGCGGGCCCGCACCGAGGAGCTGGTCGAGCGGCTGGAGATGGCCGACTTCCTGGCCACCCCGGTCCGTCAGCTGTCCCTGGGCCAGCGGATGCGCGCCGAGGTCGCGGCCGCGCTGCTGCACGCCCCCCGCCTGGTGATCCTGGACGAGCCCACGATCGGGCTCGACGTGCTGTCCAAGCAACGGCTGCGGGAGTTCCTCATCGCCATGCGTCGCACCGACGGCACGACGCTGTTGCTGACCACCCACGACATGGGTGATGTCGAACGGCTCTGTGACCGCGTTCTGGTCGTCGACCACGGCCGGCTGGCCTACGACGGCGACCTGGCCGGCCTCGGGCGGACCACCGGCGCCGAGCGGGTGCTCGTCGTCCACCTCGCCGCGCCGTCCCCGGACCTCACCGGGATTCCCGTGGCCCGCCACCTGTCCAGCGAGGCGCACGGCCTGCGCCAGAGCCTCGCGTTCGACGCCGAGGCCACCACCGCCGCCCGCGTGTTCGCGGCGGTCGCGGAACGGGCCGAGATCCTCGACTTCACCGTCGAGGAGCCCGACATCGAGGACGTCGTCCGTCGGATCTACGCCGCCCGCCGCTGA
- a CDS encoding ABC transporter permease, with product MRVYWRLLRAGIRRQSAYRLAAFGGVAANATFGLLKVEVLFATVRAAGGDLAGYDVGRMSTYIWLSQALLGSVNLTGRTDIAERIKDGQVAVDFLRPLDVQAAEITTEVGRALFALVPRGIPMLLIGVIVGMAPPGSVAAYPLGAVSLLLAIVISVATAYLVGVAGFWLVETHGVQVFYLVVSGFLAGLFVPIRLFPRWLWIAAQATPFPSMMTYPIDILAGRVGVAGALTLLAAQLAWLAGVGGLGQVLTRAGRRHLEVQGG from the coding sequence ATGCGGGTGTACTGGCGCCTGCTGAGGGCGGGGATCCGTCGCCAGTCCGCCTACCGGCTGGCGGCGTTCGGCGGGGTGGCCGCGAACGCGACGTTCGGGCTGCTGAAGGTGGAGGTGCTCTTCGCGACGGTGCGCGCGGCGGGCGGCGACCTGGCCGGGTACGACGTCGGTCGGATGAGCACCTACATCTGGCTCTCCCAGGCGCTGCTCGGTTCGGTCAACCTCACCGGCCGGACCGACATCGCCGAACGGATCAAGGACGGCCAGGTCGCCGTCGACTTCCTGCGCCCGCTGGACGTGCAGGCCGCCGAGATCACGACCGAGGTCGGGCGGGCCCTGTTCGCGCTGGTCCCGCGGGGGATCCCGATGCTTCTGATCGGCGTGATCGTCGGGATGGCGCCGCCGGGGTCGGTCGCGGCGTACCCGCTCGGCGCGGTGAGCCTGCTGCTCGCCATCGTGATCTCCGTCGCGACCGCCTACCTGGTCGGGGTCGCCGGCTTCTGGCTGGTGGAGACCCACGGCGTGCAGGTCTTCTATCTGGTGGTCTCGGGGTTCCTCGCCGGGCTGTTCGTGCCCATCCGGCTGTTCCCGCGCTGGTTGTGGATCGCTGCCCAGGCGACGCCGTTCCCGTCGATGATGACGTACCCGATCGACATCCTCGCCGGCCGGGTGGGCGTCGCCGGCGCGCTCACCCTGCTCGCGGCGCAGCTCGCGTGGCTGGCCGGCGTCGGCGGGCTCGGCCAGGTACTGACCCGCGCCGGCCGGCGTCACCTCGAGGTGCAGGGTGGCTGA
- a CDS encoding SpoIIE family protein phosphatase gives MGSHSEVGEDVVAGSDRATMRLDGRSGGVDRVRRLAVRMLAGTRWEPVVDDVRLVLSELTTNALLHGAAPIEVRILTGGEALRVEVSDSSQTMPLRPPAGGDGLTGRGMALVAASATRWGVQPAAAGKIVWAEFTGDDDGAGAVTGKAADAVTGTSAGAVTGKDDGAGEGRPSGSHRGRTSRARTPPTPRRPDASAQDGGSAQDGGSTQDGGSAQDGGSARTVGIRGMSGLRGVGTIVVSAGGQPTAMPGHLVRLGDVPTELLLAAKHHVDGLVREFALAAGGAASGTSAAVPERLAELLGTVTTRFAGPRQAIKRQALAAAAAGRPRTPLELVLPLSTAADAEQYLAALEEIEDYARAARLLTLESPPQHVAFRRWYIGSLVDQLRAAERGEGTLRTRSFEQYLLDTLDVVVAAQRTAERSARLQRVTAALARATTPEQVAAAVVSQGAKALGASGGVLMIPQGAGRLAIPGAVGYGESMIAALRAERLDDRLPAMDALRSGEPVWLESRRERDARYPDLAELEPTAVSMCVLPLFVGDRTLGALRFSFDHSRLFDDDERAFVQALATQAALALERARLFTVEREARERTTLFAAATDLFTSTLDTRRILEHLVSLLVPWHAGQAAACRFDEEGGVEIVAVADRADPLSTVAVSAIPGRHLAAAPTRGQLGGRGVPDSGGMTQALRTGRPARSPDGTRLALPMVLGGRPVAAVGLAAAEGRAYADDEQRVVAELVDRATVAIGNARQYEQERRTAVTLQRSLLPQRLPEIPGLAFAWRYLPGSAGALVGGDWYDVLPLDDGRIALVIGDVMGHGIHAAATMGQLRAAVRAHAVAQTSPGAVLALLDAAANRLEQGRIATAAFALLDPASGRLVLASAGHLPPLLIPPHDPAHYLHLEPGPPLSAGLPDYPETAVTVAPGSTLLFFTDGLVEDRRRPVDEGMELLRAGAAAHGTPEEVCDRALAALGRDADTEDDTALLAVRLG, from the coding sequence GTGGGCAGCCACAGTGAGGTGGGCGAGGATGTCGTCGCCGGCAGCGATCGCGCCACGATGCGCCTCGACGGCCGCTCCGGCGGGGTCGACCGGGTGCGCAGGCTGGCCGTCCGGATGCTCGCCGGCACCCGGTGGGAGCCGGTCGTGGACGACGTCCGGCTGGTGCTGAGCGAGCTGACGACCAACGCTCTGCTGCACGGGGCCGCCCCGATCGAGGTGCGGATCCTCACCGGCGGCGAGGCGCTGCGCGTGGAGGTCAGCGACAGCAGCCAGACGATGCCGCTTCGCCCTCCGGCCGGCGGGGACGGGCTGACCGGGCGGGGCATGGCGCTGGTCGCCGCCTCGGCCACCCGCTGGGGTGTCCAGCCGGCAGCCGCAGGCAAGATCGTCTGGGCGGAGTTCACCGGGGACGACGACGGCGCGGGTGCCGTCACCGGCAAGGCCGCGGACGCCGTCACCGGCACGAGCGCAGGCGCCGTCACCGGCAAGGACGACGGCGCCGGCGAGGGCCGACCGAGCGGCTCGCACCGCGGCCGGACCTCCCGGGCACGAACTCCCCCCACACCTCGACGGCCGGATGCCTCGGCGCAGGACGGCGGCTCGGCGCAGGACGGCGGCTCGACGCAGGACGGCGGCTCGGCGCAGGACGGCGGCTCGGCGCGCACGGTCGGGATCCGGGGTATGAGCGGCCTGCGCGGCGTCGGCACGATCGTCGTGTCCGCCGGCGGGCAGCCCACAGCGATGCCCGGGCATCTCGTCCGTCTCGGCGACGTGCCCACCGAACTCCTGCTCGCGGCGAAGCACCACGTCGACGGCCTGGTCCGCGAGTTCGCGCTGGCCGCGGGCGGCGCGGCGTCCGGTACCAGCGCGGCCGTGCCCGAGCGGCTGGCCGAACTGCTCGGGACGGTCACGACCCGGTTCGCCGGGCCCCGCCAGGCGATCAAACGTCAGGCGCTGGCGGCCGCGGCGGCCGGGCGGCCGCGCACGCCGCTGGAGCTGGTCCTCCCACTGAGCACGGCGGCCGACGCCGAGCAGTACCTCGCGGCGCTGGAGGAGATCGAGGACTACGCCCGCGCCGCCAGGCTGCTCACCCTGGAGTCCCCGCCCCAGCACGTCGCGTTCCGTCGCTGGTACATCGGCTCCCTGGTCGACCAGCTGCGCGCCGCCGAACGCGGCGAGGGCACGCTGCGGACCCGCAGCTTCGAGCAGTACCTGCTGGACACCCTCGACGTGGTCGTGGCCGCCCAGCGCACGGCGGAGCGCTCCGCCCGCCTGCAGCGGGTCACCGCCGCCCTGGCCCGGGCGACCACCCCGGAGCAGGTCGCGGCCGCCGTCGTCTCGCAGGGCGCGAAGGCGCTCGGCGCCAGCGGCGGGGTGCTGATGATCCCGCAGGGGGCCGGTCGGCTGGCCATCCCCGGGGCGGTCGGCTACGGCGAGAGCATGATCGCGGCGCTGCGGGCGGAGCGGCTCGACGACCGGCTGCCGGCCATGGACGCGCTGCGCAGCGGCGAGCCGGTCTGGCTGGAGTCACGCCGGGAACGCGACGCCCGGTACCCCGACCTCGCCGAGCTTGAGCCCACGGCGGTGTCGATGTGCGTGCTGCCCCTGTTCGTCGGCGACCGCACCCTGGGCGCCCTGCGGTTCTCCTTCGACCACTCCCGCCTGTTCGACGACGACGAGCGGGCCTTCGTCCAGGCGCTGGCGACGCAGGCGGCGCTGGCGTTGGAACGCGCCCGGCTGTTCACCGTGGAGCGCGAGGCCCGGGAACGCACCACGCTGTTCGCCGCCGCGACGGACCTGTTCACCTCCACCCTGGACACCCGGCGCATCCTGGAGCACCTCGTCTCGCTGCTCGTGCCGTGGCACGCGGGGCAGGCCGCGGCGTGCCGGTTCGACGAGGAGGGCGGCGTCGAGATCGTCGCCGTCGCCGACCGCGCCGACCCGCTGTCGACCGTCGCCGTGTCCGCGATCCCGGGCCGGCACCTGGCCGCGGCCCCGACCCGCGGCCAGCTGGGCGGCCGCGGCGTCCCGGACAGCGGGGGCATGACGCAGGCGCTGCGCACCGGCCGGCCGGCCCGTTCCCCGGACGGCACGCGCCTGGCCCTGCCGATGGTGCTGGGGGGTCGGCCGGTGGCGGCGGTCGGCCTCGCCGCCGCCGAGGGCCGCGCCTACGCCGACGACGAGCAACGCGTCGTCGCCGAGCTCGTCGACCGGGCGACCGTCGCGATCGGCAACGCCCGCCAGTACGAGCAGGAACGCCGCACGGCGGTCACGCTGCAGCGCAGCCTGCTGCCCCAGCGGCTGCCGGAGATCCCCGGGCTCGCCTTCGCCTGGCGTTACCTGCCCGGCAGCGCCGGCGCTCTGGTCGGTGGCGACTGGTACGACGTGCTACCCCTCGACGACGGTCGGATCGCGCTGGTCATCGGCGACGTGATGGGCCACGGGATCCACGCGGCGGCGACGATGGGCCAGTTGCGCGCCGCGGTGCGCGCCCATGCCGTCGCCCAGACCAGCCCCGGGGCCGTGCTCGCCCTGCTCGACGCCGCCGCCAACCGGCTCGAACAGGGCCGGATCGCGACGGCGGCGTTCGCGCTGCTCGACCCCGCCAGCGGCCGGCTCGTCCTCGCCTCCGCCGGGCACCTGCCGCCGCTGCTGATCCCCCCGCACGACCCGGCCCACTACCTGCACCTCGAACCCGGGCCGCCGCTGAGCGCCGGCCTGCCCGACTACCCCGAGACGGCGGTGACGGTGGCGCCGGGCAGCACCCTGCTGTTCTTCACCGACGGCCTGGTCGAGGACCGCCGCCGCCCGGTCGACGAGGGGATGGAGCTGCTGCGGGCGGGCGCGGCCGCGCACGGCACCCCCGAGGAGGTCTGTGATCGGGCGCTGGCCGCGCTCGGGCGCGACGCCGACACCGAGGACGACACCGCCCTGCTCGCCGTCCGCCTGGGCTGA
- a CDS encoding GNAT family N-acetyltransferase yields the protein MSPSDGPTSRRPGQENDPVRIRTGRDGDVELLLAFWGSAAHGTSVSDDAAGVAALLAHDPQAVLIAEVDGVVVGTLIAGWDGWRCHLYRLAVAPEHRRAGIARALLAAARERFLALGGRRIDAMVDDTNTQAHALYRAADYRSQPSWTRWVHPLGG from the coding sequence ATAAGCCCCAGCGATGGGCCGACGAGTAGGCGGCCAGGGCAGGAGAATGATCCGGTGAGGATCCGCACCGGCCGGGACGGCGACGTCGAGCTCCTCCTGGCGTTCTGGGGGTCGGCCGCGCACGGGACGAGCGTGAGCGACGATGCCGCCGGTGTCGCGGCGCTGCTCGCGCACGACCCGCAGGCGGTACTGATCGCGGAGGTCGACGGGGTCGTCGTCGGCACGCTCATCGCCGGCTGGGACGGCTGGCGTTGTCACCTGTACCGGCTCGCCGTCGCCCCCGAGCATCGGCGCGCCGGAATCGCTCGGGCGTTGCTGGCCGCCGCGCGGGAACGGTTCCTCGCCCTCGGCGGCCGCCGGATCGACGCCATGGTCGACGACACCAACACCCAGGCGCACGCGCTCTACCGCGCGGCCGACTACCGGTCCCAGCCGTCCTGGACGCGCTGGGTTCACCCCCTGGGTGGCTGA
- a CDS encoding ABC transporter permease, producing MRVGEGLAVRARLRPYRVVLAARASSQASYRANFVLDLISSLLSAVVELAEVWVLFHAVTRLGGLEFHQILLVFGLADLAFSLADLVFGHCDDLPAYLRAGTLDVFYLRPQPLLLQLVTSDISLRRLARATVGLVALGAGLAVNDVTWGVGDVALLGVALVSGWATFAAMFVLAAGLQFFLVDGEEMTSAFVYGGRYAATQPASVWSRPLQAVFGFFFPMAFTGFLPTLRLLDLPAPAWLPTWLAWCGPLAALWAWAMALLCWHWGVRHYRGGGG from the coding sequence ATGCGGGTGGGTGAGGGGCTCGCTGTTCGGGCTCGGCTGCGTCCCTACCGGGTGGTGCTCGCCGCCCGGGCCAGCTCGCAGGCCTCCTACCGGGCGAACTTCGTCCTCGACCTGATCAGCTCTCTGCTGTCCGCCGTCGTTGAGCTGGCCGAGGTCTGGGTGCTGTTCCACGCGGTGACACGGCTCGGCGGGCTGGAGTTTCACCAGATCCTGCTGGTGTTCGGCCTCGCCGACCTGGCCTTCTCCCTCGCCGACCTGGTCTTCGGGCACTGCGACGACCTGCCCGCGTACCTGCGGGCCGGCACTCTCGACGTGTTCTACCTGCGGCCGCAACCGCTGCTGCTGCAGCTGGTCACCAGCGACATCAGCCTGCGGCGGCTGGCGCGCGCGACCGTCGGCCTGGTGGCGCTCGGCGCCGGGCTGGCCGTCAACGACGTCACCTGGGGCGTGGGCGACGTGGCGCTGCTGGGGGTCGCTCTGGTCAGCGGCTGGGCGACGTTCGCGGCGATGTTCGTCCTGGCGGCAGGCCTGCAGTTCTTCCTCGTCGACGGGGAGGAGATGACCAGCGCGTTCGTCTACGGCGGCCGCTACGCCGCCACCCAGCCGGCGTCGGTGTGGTCGCGACCGCTCCAGGCGGTGTTCGGATTCTTCTTCCCGATGGCCTTCACCGGTTTCCTGCCGACGCTGCGGCTGCTCGACCTGCCGGCACCCGCGTGGTTGCCGACGTGGCTGGCCTGGTGCGGACCGCTCGCCGCGCTCTGGGCGTGGGCGATGGCGTTGCTGTGCTGGCACTGGGGCGTGCGGCACTACCGCGGCGGTGGCGGCTGA
- a CDS encoding WhiB family transcriptional regulator — MPVSASTHRAWSPAADVPPLASWRSAGACGAGDLDLFFAPEGVPRRERTRREAAAKAVCAGCRVRRECLRYALRTGERFGVWGGLTEWERARIGKP; from the coding sequence ATGCCGGTATCAGCCTCCACGCACCGCGCCTGGTCACCCGCCGCCGACGTTCCCCCGCTCGCCTCCTGGCGCAGCGCGGGCGCCTGCGGAGCAGGTGATCTCGACCTGTTCTTCGCCCCGGAGGGCGTGCCCCGCCGGGAGCGCACCCGGCGGGAGGCGGCCGCGAAGGCGGTCTGCGCCGGGTGCCGGGTGCGACGGGAATGCCTGCGTTACGCCCTGCGCACGGGCGAGCGCTTCGGCGTCTGGGGCGGGCTGACGGAGTGGGAACGCGCCCGCATCGGCAAGCCGTGA
- a CDS encoding DNA topoisomerase IB, with protein MARLRRSDLTAPGITRRRRGRGWSYSAPGGGPLRDSDEVARVGALAIPPAWRDVWISPWPLGHIQARGVDAAGRHQYRYHDAWQARQATAKFDRVLEVAQRLPRLREQVDTDLRATPLSRTQLLAVSVRLLDVGFFRIGGEEYVEANNSFGLTTLRREHVRVADDQMVFDYPAKSGQQRVQAVADPAAVEIIAGLLAREGAADQPLLVWHDGAGEHGVSGRDVNEYLRDTAGLTDVSAKDFRTWSATTLAAVALAVSAPLARAPSTRRRAVTRMYREVADYLGNTPAVCRVSYVHPRIVDLFLDGYTIAVDLESLGTADSGRLATQGATEAAVLDLLAGPTRRGGRPQARFRSQVP; from the coding sequence GTGGCACGGCTACGCCGATCCGATCTGACCGCCCCGGGCATCACCCGGCGTCGGCGCGGCCGGGGCTGGTCGTACAGCGCGCCCGGCGGCGGCCCCCTGCGGGACAGCGACGAAGTGGCCCGGGTCGGCGCGCTCGCCATCCCGCCGGCGTGGCGGGACGTGTGGATCAGCCCGTGGCCCCTCGGCCACATCCAGGCCCGCGGGGTGGACGCGGCGGGCCGCCACCAGTACCGCTACCACGACGCCTGGCAGGCCAGGCAGGCGACGGCGAAGTTCGATCGCGTTCTCGAGGTCGCGCAGCGGTTGCCGCGGCTGCGCGAGCAGGTGGACACGGACCTGCGGGCCACCCCGCTGTCGCGGACGCAGCTTCTCGCCGTCAGCGTGCGGCTGCTCGACGTCGGCTTCTTCCGGATCGGCGGCGAGGAGTACGTCGAGGCGAACAACTCCTTCGGGCTGACCACCCTGCGCCGGGAACACGTCCGGGTCGCCGACGACCAGATGGTGTTCGACTACCCGGCCAAGAGCGGCCAGCAGCGGGTCCAGGCGGTCGCCGACCCGGCGGCGGTCGAGATCATCGCCGGGTTGCTGGCCCGGGAGGGCGCCGCCGACCAGCCGCTGCTGGTCTGGCACGACGGTGCCGGCGAGCACGGGGTGAGCGGCCGCGACGTGAACGAGTACCTGCGCGACACCGCGGGACTGACCGACGTCAGCGCCAAGGACTTCCGGACCTGGTCGGCCACCACGCTCGCCGCGGTCGCCCTCGCCGTCAGCGCCCCGCTGGCCCGGGCGCCCTCGACCCGGCGACGGGCGGTGACCCGCATGTACCGGGAGGTCGCCGACTACCTCGGCAACACCCCGGCGGTGTGCCGGGTCTCCTACGTCCATCCCAGGATCGTCGACCTGTTCCTCGACGGGTACACGATCGCGGTGGACCTGGAGTCCCTCGGCACCGCCGACTCCGGCCGCCTCGCCACCCAGGGGGCGACCGAGGCCGCCGTGCTCGACCTGCTCGCCGGGCCGACGCGCCGGGGCGGCCGACCACAGGCCCGGTTCCGCTCCCAGGTGCCGTGA